The Glandiceps talaboti chromosome 19, keGlaTala1.1, whole genome shotgun sequence genome contains a region encoding:
- the LOC144450306 gene encoding uncharacterized protein LOC144450306 codes for MVCLLAFFVIPSIVHNKSILHGDRHEDCPVTSYGPEITQDGFCHENDEECHHVRNIKTAKMENTDITTTSSTDYMETMEKRSVLILNTEWGTSNRGISTVNRQIIKEAKQAGFDVHVTALEVTQKDRDDASKQDIHLIAATKEGDDDIDEKALNKYHHVHFPNLNEIKNLNVIIGHIPITSQGALDIRKKRFKDEEVNVFLFCHVIPEDVESYSDDGTPESTQLREKRILQQSEETDVVFSVGPKGTEDEIQTDLEQSHLFLMPSRTEAFGIVGMEAIAAGIPTLVSSNSGLATFLTEHFGLDAKLMIVNVGVSKIGTESDIKVWKTAILEVLGKEYKDRFRLAQKMKETLKNLPVIAESQDTFVQMLTK; via the exons ATGGTTTGCCTACTTGCTTTCTTTGTCATTCCCTCTATCGTACACAACAAATCAATTCTACATGGAGATAGACATGAAGATTGTCCCGTCACCAGTTATGGCCCAGAGATAACACAGGATGGGTTTTGTCATGAAAACGATGAGGAATGTCACCATGTGAGGAACATTAAAACTGCAAAGATGGAAAATACAGata TTACTACTACATCCAGTACAGATTATATGGAGACAATGGAAAAGAG GAGTGTTCTTATACTCAATACTGAATGGGGCACATCTAATAGAGGAATATCAACTGTCAATCGTCAGATAATCAAAGAGGCTAAACAAGCTGGCTTCGATGTACACGTCACAGCGCTTGAAGTCACTCAGAAGGACAGAGATGATGCATCCAAGCAAGACATACATCTGATTGCTGCAACGAAGgaaggtgatgatgatattgACGAGAAAGCACTAAACAAGTATCACCATGTCCATTTcccaaatttaaatgaaatcaagAACCTAAATGTAATAATTGGTCACATACCAATTACATCCCAAGGAGCACTGGACATCAGGAAGAAACGGTTTAAAGATGAAGAGGTGAACGTGTTTCTGTTTTGCCACGTCATTCCTGAAGATGTTGAGTCATACAGTGATGATGGAACACCCGAATCAACACAGTTGAGAGAAAAACGTATATTACAGCAGTCTGAAGAAACTGATGTAGTTTTCTCTGTTGGTCCAAAG GGAACGGAAGATGAGATACAAACTGATCTCGAACAGAGTCATCTTTTCCTGATGCCATCACGAACTGAAGCTTTTGGAATAGTTGGGATGGAAGCCATCGCTGCAGGCATACCTACCCTAGTATCCAGTAATTCCGGACTAGCCACATTCCTTACAGAACACTTCGGACTTGATGCAAAGCTCATGATTGTGAATGTTGGTGTCAGTAAAATTGGGACAGAATCTGACATAAAAGTATGGAAAACTGCTATTCTTGAAGTACTTGGCAAAGAGTATAAGGACCGTTTTAGACTCGCGCAAAAAATGAAAGAGACCCTCAAAAACTTGCCGGTAATAGCAGAATCGCAGGACACGTTTGTTCAGATGTTGACAAAGTAG
- the LOC144450375 gene encoding uncharacterized protein LOC144450375, producing the protein MKFRSSYPKQQESYTEWGTMLTNLFDRWLEMEKVQTKYNLAELVIREQIYNVLPKELCLWIKDRQSNSIKAVTELADEYIINRGGKRPSSDSKYNPSRSQDSNYPNSKHDQGVRSTGGTNVVRNSSSTFNGSCYKCNKCGNKAADCHNTPAKVAYRCRDYHDKVPGNMYESIGSVDGRRALILRDTGCSHTLVSKRLVSPDSYTGRIVRINGVYSSQDLPVARIYVKCSYFSGYIDAGVHENLDKDVLLGNEIGLAWENSISVMKHKSKHEFGEALIVTRKQQKKLEQEEKEELVDVRNSGIKSKEISSDYIDNTVSGENKETRNNNIDSTLRDNDINVANHGSACLGDETLGNHDSNVSEVNGLPTDPKVLIKLQEEDRTLCGIRDRVVEGDEIDSSRSCFSKRNGLLYRKWSSRYKQDKIFEQIVVPKSCRLAILELAHDIPLAGHLGTEKTKDWVLQNFNWPGIFSDISQYCKSCPDCQKTARSRFANRAPLIPLPTIDIPFKRIGCDILGPLPRAKAGNRYLLVICDYATRFPEAIPIKNQETKTIVDQLITVFSRVGIPEEIITDQGTNFMSILTKQLCQELKISHLKCTAYSKGSNGLVERFNGTFRQMLRKYAREEPLTWDQYIPYLLFAYREVPQQSTGFSPFELLYGRPVRGPLSIAKEIYTGELGESPSVVSYIVEMRDRMKSMMELANNNLVEAEEIQKTWYDQAARQRSFNVGDKVLLLLPTSSGKLEASWQGPYTVTRRVNEVNYEIDVGIKRKRLRTFHVNLLKLWVERKECLLTELVQSSEDVVCAGDINFKPQLVQTQGWGQVTICSDLSEQQRQEAVDLLVEYQDIFSDVPGKTDLIEHRVIINSEIPIYQKPYRLPLATKEIVKQELDKMIEAGIVQPSQSPWAVMPFGMQNAPATFMRLMDKLLTGCESFAKAYFDDMSIHSKPWDDHLEELRAVLDKVRDAYLTLRPDKCFIGMSKAKLFSHIVGNGKVEADPEKVAAINNFPRPITKKDVR; encoded by the coding sequence ATGAAATTTCGCAGTTCTTATCCTAAGCAGCAAGAATCATATACAGAATGGGGTACTATGTTAACTAATCTATTTGATAGGTGGTTGGAAATGGAGAAGGTacagacaaaatataatttggCTGAGTTAGTGATAAGGGAACaaatatataatgttttacCCAAAGAATTATGTTTGTGGATCAAAGACAGACAGTCTAATTCAATTAAGGCAGTAACTGAATTAGCagatgaatatataattaatagAGGTGGAAAAAGGCCATCATCTGACTCTAAGTATAACCCTTCTAGATCACAGGATAGTAACTATCCTAACAGTAAGCATGATCAGGGAGTTAGATCAACAGGTGGCACCAATGTTGTCCGAAATAGTTCCTCAACATTTAATGGGAGCTGTTATAAATGTAACAAATGTGGTAACAAAGCAGCTGATTGCCATAATACACCTGCCAAAGTAGCCTACAGATGTCGTGACTATCACGATAAAGTTCCTGGAAACATGTATGAATCAATTGGTAGTGTGGATGGGCGAAGGGCATTGATTTTAAGGGACACAGGATGTTCACATACACTAGTTAGCAAACGATTAGTGTCCCCTGATTCATATACAGGGAGAATTGTACGAATCAATGGGGTTTACAGTAGTCAGGATTTGCCTGTGGCCCGTATATATGTGAAATGCAGTTATTTCTCGGGCTATATTGATGCAGGAGTCCATGAGAATTTGGATAAAGATGTTCTGCTCGGAAACGAGATCGGGCTGGCCTGGGAAAATTCAATCTCAGTTATGAAACATAAAAGTAAGCATGAATTTGGAGAAGCTTTAATTGTAACTAGGAAGCAACAAAAGAAATTGGAACAGGAGGAAAAAGAAGAACTTGTTGATGTTAGGAATTCAGGAATTAAGAGTAAGGAGATTAGTAGCGATTACATTGATAATACAGTGAGTGGGGAGAACAAAGAGACTAGAAACAATAACATTGATAGTACATTGAGGGATAATGATATTAATGTTGCAAACCATGGTAGTGCCTGCCTTGGAGATGAAACATTAGGTAATCATGATAGTAATGTAAGTGAGGTCAATGGTCTGCCCACAGATCCTAAGGTATTGATCAAATTGCAAGAAGAAGATCGAACCCTTTGTGGCATACGAGACAGAGTAGTTGAAGGTGatgaaatagacagttcaaggTCATGTTTCTCCAAACGAAATGGATTGTTATACCGGAAATGGAGTTCACGTTATAAACAGgacaaaatttttgaacaaatagTTGTGCCTAAATCATGTAGATTAGCTATTCTGGAATTGGCTCATGATATTCCCTTAGCTGGGCACCTTGGTACTGAAAAGACGAAGGACTGGGTCTTACAGAATTTTAACTGGCCGGGTATCTTTTCAGATATAAGTCAGTATTGTAAATCTTGTCCCGATTGTCAGAAGACAGCTCGCTCCCGTTTTGCTAATAGGGCTCCCTTGATACCTTTACCAACTATTGATATTCCGTTCAAGAGAATTGGATGTGACATATTGGGTCCCTTACCCCGCGCTAAGGCTGGAAATCGGTACTTGCTTGTCATTTGTGACTATGCAACTAGATTTCCTGAAGCCATTCCAATCAAGAATCAAGAAACCAAAACTATTGTGGATCAGCTAATTACAGTATTTTCAAGGGTAGGAATACCAGAAGAAATTATCACTGATCAGGGTACCAACTTTATGTCAATTTTAACTAAACAACTGTGTCAGGAATTGAAGATATCTCATTTGAAATGTACGGCCTATTCAAAGGGGAGTAATGGGTTAGTAGAGAGATTTAATGGCACTTTTAGACAGATGCTTCGAAAGTATGCTAGGGAGGAGCCTTTAACATGGGATCAGTATATACCTTATCTACTTTTCGCTTATCGAGAAGTACCACAGCAATCAACAGGATTTTCACCTTTTGAGCTTTTATATGGGAGACCAGTTAGAGGCCCTCTTTCTATAGCTAAGGAGATTTACACTGGGGAATTGGGGGAATCTCCTTCTGTTGTTTCATACATAGTTGAAATGCGAGACCGTATGAAGAGTATGATGGAACTTGCAAATAATAATTTGGTAGAGGCAGAGGAAATTCAAAAGACTTGGTATGATCAAGCTGCACGACAACGTTCATTTAATGTAGGGGATAAAGTCCTCCTCCTCTTACCCACAAGTAGTGGTAAATTGGAAGCTAGTTGGCAAGGGCCATACACAGTAACAAGAAGAGTAAATGAAGTAAACTATGAGATAGATGTAGGAATTAAGCGTAAAAGACTTCGcacatttcatgttaatttGTTAAAGTTATGGGTTGAACGCAAAGAATGCTTATTAACTGAACTAGTTCAGTCTAGTGAGGATGTAGTTTGTGCAGGAGATATTAACTTTAAACCACAGTTAGTTCAAACTCAAGGTTGGGGGCAAGTTACTATATGTAGTGACCTAAGTGAACAGCAAAGGCAGGAAGCAGTGGATTTGTTAGTCGAGTATCAGGATATCTTTTCAGACGTTCCTGGCAAAACGGATTTGATTGAGCATAGAGTAATAATCAATAGTGAGATTCCAATTTATCAGAAACCCTATCGACTACCACTTGCAACTAAGGAAATTGTTAAACAGGAACTAGATAAGATGATAGAAGCTGGTATCGTTCAACCTTCACAAAGTCCTTGGGCAGTAATGCCGTTTGGAATGCAGAATGCACCTGCAACATTTATGCGTCTTATGGACAAACTGTTGACAGGGTGTGAATCATTTGCAAAAGCTTACTTTGATGACATGAGTATACACAGCAAACCATGGGATGATCACCTTGAAGAACTTAGGGCTGTTTTAGACAAAGTTCGAGATGCTTATCTAACGTTAAGGCCTGATAAGTGTTTTATTGGGATGTCAAAGGCCAAACTTTTTAGTCACATTGTTGGTAATGGGAAAGTAGAAGCAGACCCAGAAAAGGTCGCGGCTATCAACAACTTTCCAAGACCTATCACAAAGAAAGATGTACGTTGA